In a genomic window of Curtobacterium sp. MCBD17_035:
- a CDS encoding NAD(P)-binding domain-containing protein — translation MTSISILGTGNMGTAIASVFSDGGATVESIKHSDEPTSFAGDIVVLAVPYAALPEIADKYKAALGGKTVVDITNTVDFATFQPVAFDAGSGAADLAARLPESRVVKAFNTNFASALAAKSVGGKKTAVLIAGDDADAKAALREAITAGGLDAYDAGPLARAHELEGIGYLQMGLAVSEQIGWTDGLGVIK, via the coding sequence ATGACCAGCATCAGCATCCTCGGTACCGGCAACATGGGCACCGCGATCGCCTCCGTCTTCTCCGACGGCGGCGCCACCGTCGAGTCCATCAAGCACTCCGACGAGCCCACCTCCTTCGCCGGCGACATCGTCGTCCTCGCCGTCCCGTACGCGGCCCTCCCCGAGATCGCCGACAAGTACAAGGCCGCCCTCGGCGGCAAGACCGTCGTCGACATCACCAACACCGTCGACTTCGCCACCTTCCAGCCCGTCGCCTTCGACGCCGGCAGCGGCGCCGCGGACCTCGCCGCCCGCCTGCCCGAGTCCCGCGTCGTCAAGGCGTTCAACACCAACTTCGCCTCCGCGCTTGCCGCGAAGAGCGTCGGCGGCAAGAAGACCGCCGTCCTCATCGCCGGCGACGACGCCGACGCGAAGGCCGCCCTCCGCGAAGCGATCACCGCCGGTGGCCTCGACGCGTACGACGCCGGCCCCCTCGCCCGCGCCCACGAGCTCGAGGGCATCGGCTACCTCCAGATGGGCCTGGCCGTCTCCGAGCAGATCGGATGGACCGACGGTCTCGGGGTCATCAAGTGA
- a CDS encoding DoxX family protein — MLIALWIINGLLALAFLGAGLMKLARPTEALASSGMGWAADFASSHVKLIGLAEVLGAIGLILPLLLGIAPILTPIAAILLAVLMLGAVVVHLRRKESPAAPIVLMILSIVSAILGFIAL; from the coding sequence ATGCTCATCGCACTCTGGATCATCAATGGCCTCCTGGCGCTCGCGTTCCTCGGAGCCGGCCTGATGAAGCTGGCACGCCCGACCGAGGCCCTCGCCAGCAGCGGGATGGGCTGGGCGGCCGACTTCGCCAGCAGCCACGTCAAGCTCATCGGCCTCGCCGAGGTTCTCGGCGCGATCGGTCTGATCCTGCCGCTGCTGCTCGGTATCGCGCCGATCCTCACCCCGATCGCTGCGATCCTCCTCGCGGTCCTCATGCTCGGCGCCGTGGTCGTGCACCTGCGCCGCAAGGAATCTCCGGCGGCGCCGATCGTCCTGATGATCCTCTCGATCGTCAGCGCGATCCTCGGCTTCATCGCCCTCTGA
- a CDS encoding MarR family transcriptional regulator, translating into MDEPRWLNKTEAAAWMDLLAIIELLPSALDAQLKRDFGMTRFEYNVLSMLSESPDDSAPMSSLAFLTNGSLSRLSHAVTKLEKRGWVRRVPSETDKRSLVATLTAEGRALIERAAPHHVEEARRAFFNAIPPERVGDLAEILRPIAANLLTPDADCGPAARAAAAPVAHD; encoded by the coding sequence ATGGACGAACCGCGCTGGCTCAACAAGACCGAGGCGGCAGCCTGGATGGATCTCCTTGCGATCATCGAGCTGCTGCCTTCGGCCCTCGACGCTCAGCTCAAGCGTGACTTCGGGATGACCCGCTTCGAGTACAACGTTCTCTCGATGCTGAGCGAGTCGCCCGATGACAGCGCCCCGATGAGCAGCCTCGCCTTCCTCACCAACGGCTCACTCTCCCGTCTGTCGCACGCGGTGACGAAGCTCGAGAAGCGTGGGTGGGTGCGTCGAGTGCCGTCCGAGACGGACAAGCGCTCTCTCGTAGCCACCCTGACCGCCGAGGGTCGAGCGCTCATCGAGCGAGCGGCACCGCATCACGTCGAGGAGGCTCGGCGGGCGTTCTTCAACGCCATCCCGCCCGAGCGGGTCGGTGATCTTGCAGAGATCCTGCGGCCGATCGCCGCGAACCTCCTGACACCGGACGCCGACTGCGGGCCGGCGGCGCGCGCCGCCGCTGCGCCGGTGGCTCACGACTGA
- a CDS encoding DUF6069 family protein — translation MSTIDTTTRRPSRVRGVLIATVLAAVIGSIANAIIAVSALAAGADTAVQGLTAPAYVTFTVVGVLVGAIGWALISRTRSAGRVLAILVPVVLVLSLIPDVLLAVSGDSPMMTAGVALGIMHLVTTAVAVPLYRTFLPIAR, via the coding sequence ATGAGCACGATCGACACGACCACCCGCCGCCCGAGCAGGGTTCGCGGAGTTCTCATCGCGACGGTCCTCGCCGCCGTCATCGGCAGCATCGCCAACGCGATCATCGCCGTGAGCGCCCTGGCGGCCGGTGCTGACACGGCAGTACAGGGCCTGACGGCGCCGGCGTACGTCACCTTCACCGTCGTCGGCGTCCTGGTCGGTGCGATCGGGTGGGCGCTCATCAGCCGCACGCGGTCGGCTGGACGGGTGCTCGCGATTCTCGTCCCGGTCGTGCTCGTGCTCTCCCTCATCCCCGACGTGCTCCTCGCCGTCAGTGGTGACTCCCCGATGATGACCGCGGGCGTGGCGCTCGGCATCATGCACCTCGTGACGACGGCGGTTGCGGTGCCGCTCTACCGCACGTTCCTCCCGATCGCGCGCTGA
- a CDS encoding VOC family protein — protein MNPLDTSSDPRPAPNAAAPGTPDREVAEFGAVHLEVTDLGRSTAFWTDVIGLVLRSESQDEVELGTKARTLVTLHPGAQTGFLQGHSGLYHLAVHPPTEADFARILLRLIRVGWQISPTDHIMSKAIYLLDPDGITVEITLETPERLLEFRMDDNGPSVIRQDGTRSNGREPLDVRAVLAALPDDDTTLPVPEGTKIGHVHLYVGDLEAAYDFYRTFGFNQAVWAPRFHMGDLGGGGAFNHRIAVNTWQGVGAPQSPAGTARMRAFTLRLDTHERLDHVLGTVDGPIEESDAGFLVRDPSLNTLLLSAN, from the coding sequence ATGAATCCCCTCGACACTTCTTCGGACCCGCGCCCCGCCCCGAACGCGGCCGCGCCTGGCACCCCGGACCGTGAGGTCGCGGAGTTCGGCGCCGTGCACCTCGAGGTCACCGACCTCGGCCGTTCCACCGCGTTCTGGACCGATGTCATCGGTCTCGTCCTGCGGTCCGAGTCCCAGGACGAGGTCGAGCTCGGTACGAAGGCGCGGACGCTCGTCACCCTGCACCCGGGCGCTCAGACCGGGTTCCTGCAGGGCCACAGCGGGCTCTACCACCTCGCCGTGCACCCGCCGACAGAAGCGGACTTCGCACGGATCCTGCTCCGCCTCATCCGGGTCGGCTGGCAGATCTCGCCGACCGACCACATCATGTCGAAGGCGATCTACCTCCTCGACCCGGACGGTATCACCGTCGAGATCACCCTCGAGACGCCGGAACGTCTCCTCGAGTTCCGCATGGACGACAACGGGCCGTCCGTGATCCGCCAGGACGGCACTCGCTCCAACGGTCGTGAACCGCTCGACGTCCGCGCCGTCCTCGCCGCACTGCCCGATGACGACACCACCCTTCCCGTGCCGGAGGGCACGAAGATCGGCCATGTTCACCTGTACGTCGGTGACCTCGAAGCCGCATACGACTTCTACCGCACGTTCGGGTTCAACCAGGCCGTGTGGGCACCCCGCTTCCACATGGGCGACCTCGGTGGTGGCGGCGCGTTCAACCACCGCATCGCAGTGAACACCTGGCAAGGCGTCGGCGCACCGCAATCACCCGCAGGGACCGCCCGCATGCGCGCCTTCACCCTCCGCCTCGACACCCACGAGCGCCTCGACCACGTCCTGGGAACCGTCGACGGACCCATCGAGGAATCCGACGCCGGCTTCCTCGTCCGAGACCCGAGCCTGAACACGCTGCTGCTCTCCGCCAACTGA
- a CDS encoding ester cyclase: MSTTDDNKTIARTFYDAYNGGDLQGAFDTYISQELVNHTNGGAMNRDMWMGSDLAAKTAVPDQTMTILGQAADGDTVYTHWVLEGTFSNGDLFGVPANGNATRLEAVAVAVDVIRDGQIVEHNAIGDMSAFMSQLTAQ, from the coding sequence ATGAGTACCACCGACGACAACAAGACCATCGCCCGCACCTTCTACGACGCCTACAACGGCGGCGACCTGCAGGGCGCGTTCGACACCTACATCTCCCAGGAGCTCGTCAACCACACCAACGGCGGCGCGATGAACAGGGACATGTGGATGGGTTCCGACCTCGCCGCGAAGACCGCGGTCCCCGACCAGACCATGACGATCCTCGGCCAGGCCGCCGACGGCGACACCGTCTACACCCACTGGGTCCTCGAAGGCACCTTCAGCAACGGCGACCTGTTCGGCGTCCCTGCCAACGGCAACGCGACCCGCCTCGAAGCCGTCGCCGTCGCCGTCGATGTCATCCGCGACGGCCAGATCGTCGAGCACAATGCCATCGGCGACATGTCCGCCTTCATGAGCCAGCTCACCGCTCAGTGA
- a CDS encoding GrpB family protein: MRASIRHGAEQFEAAAAELKRLGNADWLVEHIGSTSIPGLRAKPIIDLAVRIRDRGDFDAHRDRLEASGWHIGSGVRSHLVMLFEREGQRTHIAHFFPAVEWEENNQRILRDWLLSHPADAAYYESAKIAAAAAARGQSASYNSAKTAVIQGIVDRARAERGLPSAAVYDK, from the coding sequence TTGAGAGCCTCCATCAGACACGGGGCGGAACAGTTCGAGGCTGCCGCTGCCGAGTTGAAGCGGCTGGGCAACGCCGACTGGCTAGTCGAACACATCGGGTCGACGTCCATTCCGGGCCTGAGGGCGAAGCCGATCATCGACCTTGCTGTTCGGATCCGTGACCGCGGCGACTTCGACGCTCACCGGGACCGCCTGGAAGCTAGCGGATGGCATATCGGCAGCGGGGTTCGCTCGCACCTCGTGATGCTGTTCGAACGCGAGGGGCAACGCACCCACATCGCCCACTTCTTTCCAGCTGTTGAGTGGGAAGAGAACAACCAGCGCATCTTGCGCGACTGGCTGCTGTCGCATCCTGCCGACGCGGCGTACTACGAGTCCGCGAAGATTGCTGCCGCCGCCGCGGCGCGCGGGCAGAGCGCGTCCTACAACTCTGCAAAAACAGCGGTGATTCAGGGCATAGTCGATCGAGCGCGGGCCGAGCGGGGCCTTCCGTCGGCGGCCGTCTACGACAAGTGA
- a CDS encoding IS3 family transposase (programmed frameshift) produces the protein MGAPRKYPEELRERAVRLAVEARREPATRSGALRRIGEQLGINPETLRNWVQQAEIDAGDRPGVTTDDAARIAELEREVRELRRANAILKSASGFLRGGARPPVQQMITFIDQRKAEFGVEPICRTLQVAPSSYYAAKARPPSARSISDATRVVEVERVHRTNYGVYGARKVHAQLHREGHLMARCTVERLMRVAGLQGVSKRKGPKTTVPGPVGDRPADLVQRAFTATGPDQLWVADITYIRTFSGWVYAAFVTDVFSRRIVGWQLSRNMRTDLVLDALEMGIWTRQREHRDLTRLIHHSDRGVQYRAIRYTERLAEAGAVASVGSKGDSYDNALAEAVNSIFKAELIRHRGPWRGIEDLEIATVEYIDWFNHRRLHGELGMVPPVEFEHDHYRHNPAPITVEAALPSLH, from the exons ATGGGAGCACCGAGGAAGTACCCGGAGGAGCTTCGGGAGCGAGCGGTCAGGCTCGCGGTGGAAGCACGCCGCGAGCCGGCAACGAGATCCGGTGCGTTGCGTCGGATCGGTGAGCAACTCGGGATCAATCCGGAGACGTTGCGGAACTGGGTGCAGCAAGCCGAGATCGATGCCGGCGACCGGCCAGGCGTGACCACTGACGACGCGGCCAGGATCGCGGAGTTGGAGCGTGAGGTCCGCGAGCTGCGGCGGGCCAACGCGATCTTGAAGTCGGCGTCGG GCTTTCTTCGCGGCGGAGCTCGACCGCCCGTCCAGCAGATGATCACGTTCATCGACCAGCGCAAAGCCGAGTTTGGGGTCGAGCCGATCTGTCGCACGTTGCAGGTCGCCCCGTCGAGCTACTACGCCGCCAAGGCGCGGCCGCCGTCGGCCCGATCGATCAGCGACGCCACTCGCGTCGTCGAGGTGGAGCGGGTACACCGGACGAACTACGGCGTCTATGGCGCCCGGAAGGTGCACGCGCAATTGCATCGGGAAGGCCATCTGATGGCCCGCTGCACCGTTGAACGCCTGATGCGGGTCGCCGGGTTGCAGGGCGTCTCGAAGCGGAAGGGCCCGAAGACGACGGTTCCAGGTCCGGTCGGGGATCGACCCGCGGATCTGGTCCAGCGGGCGTTCACCGCGACCGGCCCGGATCAGCTCTGGGTGGCGGACATCACCTACATCCGCACGTTCTCCGGCTGGGTCTACGCCGCGTTCGTCACCGACGTGTTCTCCCGCCGGATCGTGGGTTGGCAGCTGTCGAGGAACATGCGCACCGATCTCGTCCTGGACGCCCTCGAGATGGGCATCTGGACGAGGCAACGCGAACACCGCGATCTGACGCGACTGATCCATCACAGCGACCGCGGCGTGCAATACCGAGCAATCCGCTACACCGAACGGCTTGCAGAAGCCGGTGCGGTCGCGTCCGTCGGGTCGAAGGGCGACAGCTACGACAACGCGCTCGCGGAGGCGGTGAACTCGATCTTCAAAGCCGAATTGATCCGCCACCGCGGTCCCTGGCGGGGCATCGAGGACCTCGAGATCGCGACCGTCGAGTACATCGACTGGTTCAACCACCGCCGCCTCCACGGCGAACTCGGCATGGTCCCGCCGGTCGAGTTTGAGCACGACCACTACCGGCACAACCCCGCTCCGATTACCGTCGAGGCGGCACTACCGAGCCTCCACTAA
- a CDS encoding DUF2332 domain-containing protein translates to MAGEKYRAWAQVEAHGISDLYFDWATGIAADEYIVKLVEELPTTKRQPNLVFASARMAGVPLVPYKEARSEFMARWDAIRGIALTHATQTNEVRRCAVLLPELAKITGPIALLEVGASAGLCLYPDKYAYRFVTERGVDELAPASGSAVALETELRGRPAPTNLPEIVWRAGIDVNPLDIADPVSLEWLETLVWPEHDERRRNLHAAASVVAAERPQLVAGDLNEVFEELAAQAPADATLVVFHSAVLVYLSQDARESFVGKVRTSGAVWISNEGKSVLPEIATQLPADAENGTVLAVNGTPVAIVGPHGQFFHALADS, encoded by the coding sequence GTGGCTGGGGAGAAGTATCGGGCGTGGGCGCAAGTCGAAGCGCATGGCATCTCCGATCTGTACTTCGACTGGGCGACTGGGATCGCAGCCGATGAGTACATCGTGAAGCTGGTCGAGGAGCTGCCCACGACGAAGCGGCAACCGAACCTTGTCTTCGCTTCGGCCCGGATGGCTGGTGTTCCTCTCGTGCCCTACAAGGAGGCAAGGAGTGAGTTCATGGCCAGGTGGGATGCGATCCGCGGGATTGCACTCACCCACGCCACGCAGACGAACGAAGTCCGCCGGTGTGCCGTGCTCTTGCCTGAATTAGCGAAGATCACCGGACCGATCGCCTTGCTCGAAGTTGGAGCGTCTGCGGGATTGTGCCTGTACCCGGACAAGTACGCCTACCGCTTCGTCACCGAACGCGGAGTGGACGAACTGGCACCTGCAAGCGGCAGCGCTGTTGCGCTCGAAACCGAGCTGCGCGGGCGTCCTGCTCCGACGAACCTCCCGGAGATCGTCTGGCGTGCCGGCATCGACGTGAACCCTCTCGACATCGCGGATCCGGTGTCACTGGAATGGCTAGAGACACTCGTGTGGCCCGAGCATGACGAGCGCCGCCGGAATCTGCACGCGGCGGCATCCGTCGTTGCGGCAGAGCGGCCGCAGCTGGTGGCTGGTGACCTGAATGAAGTGTTCGAGGAGCTCGCCGCGCAGGCACCAGCTGACGCGACGTTGGTCGTCTTCCACAGCGCCGTGCTCGTGTACCTGAGCCAGGACGCGCGCGAGTCGTTCGTCGGCAAAGTGCGCACCAGCGGTGCTGTGTGGATCAGTAACGAAGGCAAGTCGGTACTCCCGGAGATTGCGACGCAGCTACCGGCAGACGCCGAGAACGGCACCGTCCTGGCAGTCAACGGCACACCCGTCGCCATCGTCGGCCCACACGGACAGTTCTTCCACGCTCTCGCCGACTCCTGA
- a CDS encoding anthrone oxygenase family protein: protein MRLGPVVHFASLFTAILSTGVFFGTLTSLGPATVSFSPRTYIEVQQATVRNLRPVMGPLLPAAVAANLAMAVVRRRQGSSRASRLTVVGFTGQLTALAITVAVELPINARLLTWSSENPPEGWEGVRNRWAMAHRARVAAAVLGLGSLLAASVSESAPR, encoded by the coding sequence ATGCGCCTCGGTCCAGTCGTTCACTTCGCCAGCCTGTTCACCGCCATCCTCTCGACGGGCGTGTTCTTCGGCACCCTGACCAGTCTCGGACCCGCGACTGTGAGCTTCTCGCCGCGCACGTACATCGAGGTGCAGCAGGCGACCGTGCGCAATCTCCGGCCAGTGATGGGGCCACTGCTCCCGGCTGCCGTAGCGGCCAACCTGGCCATGGCCGTCGTGCGACGCCGGCAGGGATCCTCGCGCGCGTCCCGCCTGACCGTTGTCGGGTTCACCGGCCAGCTGACCGCTCTGGCCATCACCGTCGCCGTCGAGCTGCCCATCAACGCCCGATTGCTGACGTGGTCGTCCGAGAACCCGCCGGAGGGATGGGAAGGTGTGCGGAACCGCTGGGCTATGGCGCACCGGGCCCGGGTAGCTGCTGCCGTGCTGGGTCTGGGCTCGCTCCTCGCAGCCTCGGTGTCAGAATCCGCACCTCGCTGA
- a CDS encoding NAD(P)H-binding protein, translated as MILVTGASGNVGGAVLTTLIAAGAAVRASSRSPRPGQFSDEGEVVSLDLDAPETFPHALDGVDKVFLYARPETAADFAAAARDAGVEHVVVLSSASVISASTGSDPIAEQHRVVEKAVQESGLDWTFVRPGYYASNMLRWQSIRTRRELRTAFPNAVSSPVHERDIAEVAAASLLDDTQRGKAHAVLGPGPSTVRQQVAAIAHALDEAVDLVEIDTDTYRTELLTQLPPFVVDRVIEAQGNMPMLPAGLAADAVESLLGRPPLTVETWAQDHVQDFR; from the coding sequence GTGATCCTCGTGACCGGTGCCAGCGGAAACGTCGGAGGTGCGGTGCTCACGACCCTGATCGCCGCAGGTGCGGCGGTGCGGGCGTCAAGCCGCTCCCCGCGTCCCGGCCAGTTCTCGGACGAGGGAGAGGTTGTCTCCCTCGATCTCGATGCGCCGGAGACCTTCCCGCATGCCCTCGACGGCGTCGACAAGGTCTTTCTCTACGCCCGCCCGGAGACCGCGGCCGACTTCGCTGCCGCCGCTCGGGACGCCGGGGTGGAGCACGTGGTGGTGCTCTCCTCTGCCTCGGTGATCTCCGCGAGCACGGGATCCGACCCCATCGCCGAGCAGCACCGCGTAGTCGAGAAAGCCGTGCAGGAGTCGGGCTTGGACTGGACGTTCGTACGACCCGGCTACTACGCGTCGAACATGCTGCGCTGGCAGAGCATCCGCACGCGCAGAGAGCTGCGCACGGCGTTCCCCAACGCGGTGTCCTCTCCCGTGCACGAACGAGACATCGCCGAGGTCGCGGCCGCGTCCCTGCTCGACGACACCCAGCGCGGCAAGGCCCACGCCGTCCTCGGCCCGGGCCCGTCGACCGTGCGTCAGCAGGTCGCGGCGATCGCGCACGCGCTCGACGAGGCGGTCGACCTCGTCGAGATCGACACCGACACCTACCGCACCGAGCTCCTGACACAGCTGCCGCCGTTCGTCGTCGACCGCGTGATCGAAGCACAGGGCAACATGCCCATGCTCCCCGCCGGGCTCGCAGCGGACGCAGTCGAGAGCCTGCTCGGCAGGCCACCGCTGACCGTCGAGACCTGGGCACAGGACCACGTACAAGACTTCCGCTGA
- a CDS encoding MarR family winged helix-turn-helix transcriptional regulator yields MSTDNPSELWQLWKRSHEAVRSAIVADVIAHSELTEPEFSVLIHLHDAGGSLRQNALGQALAWDRTRLSHLVSRMETRGTVARRKLTNGVDIELTPTGRRHYEEARPHLDTAVQEHLLDRLDEEDTAALTRVLRHLSGARRPPLGPKRRVPDTRTVP; encoded by the coding sequence GTGTCAACAGACAATCCGAGTGAGCTGTGGCAGCTGTGGAAGCGGAGCCACGAGGCGGTCCGATCCGCGATCGTTGCGGACGTCATCGCTCACTCCGAGCTCACCGAGCCTGAGTTCTCGGTGCTGATCCACCTCCACGACGCGGGCGGCAGCCTGCGGCAGAACGCCTTGGGGCAGGCGCTCGCGTGGGACCGGACCCGGCTGTCCCACTTGGTCTCCCGCATGGAAACCAGGGGGACTGTGGCACGCCGGAAGCTCACCAATGGCGTCGACATCGAGCTCACCCCGACAGGGCGCAGACACTACGAGGAGGCCCGCCCCCATCTCGACACTGCAGTCCAAGAGCACCTCCTCGACCGGCTCGACGAAGAAGACACTGCCGCCCTCACTCGCGTCCTGCGGCACCTCAGCGGAGCACGGAGACCGCCCCTCGGCCCGAAACGGCGCGTCCCGGACACTCGCACAGTTCCTTGA
- a CDS encoding SDR family NAD(P)-dependent oxidoreductase: protein MDLQLQDKTAFISGSTQGIGYAIASALAAEGARVILNGRDRAHVADAVERLRRERPSSDLSGIAADFADPGDIARLLEALDRVDVLVNNVGLFGLADFESVTDEDWDRYFAVNVMSGVRLSRHLLGGMLERGWGRIVFIGSESGVNVPADMVHYGVTKAAMIALGNGLAKRTRGTAVTVNTVLGGPTYSDGVASTVDAIAAARSLPVETVQRAIIGENRTTLLERFIAPAEIAALVTYLASPMASATNGAAVRADGGVLTSLL, encoded by the coding sequence GTGGACCTGCAACTCCAGGACAAGACGGCGTTCATCAGTGGATCGACGCAGGGCATCGGGTACGCGATCGCCTCCGCACTCGCCGCCGAAGGCGCACGGGTGATCCTGAACGGCCGAGACCGTGCCCACGTCGCCGACGCCGTCGAACGCCTGAGGCGAGAGCGCCCCAGCTCCGACCTCTCCGGGATCGCCGCCGACTTCGCCGATCCCGGCGACATCGCTCGACTACTCGAGGCGCTCGACCGCGTGGACGTCCTGGTCAACAACGTCGGGCTGTTCGGCCTCGCCGACTTCGAGTCCGTCACCGACGAGGACTGGGATCGGTACTTCGCTGTCAACGTGATGAGCGGTGTCCGACTGTCGCGACACCTCCTGGGCGGGATGCTGGAACGGGGCTGGGGCCGCATCGTCTTCATCGGCAGCGAGTCCGGCGTCAACGTGCCGGCGGACATGGTGCACTACGGCGTGACGAAAGCGGCGATGATCGCCCTCGGCAACGGCCTCGCCAAGCGGACGCGCGGCACCGCCGTCACGGTCAACACCGTGCTCGGCGGGCCCACGTACTCGGACGGCGTCGCGTCCACGGTCGACGCGATCGCGGCGGCCCGGTCACTCCCCGTCGAGACGGTGCAACGGGCGATCATCGGCGAGAACCGGACCACCCTCCTCGAACGGTTCATCGCGCCGGCCGAGATCGCGGCGCTCGTGACGTACCTCGCGAGCCCCATGGCGTCCGCGACGAACGGCGCCGCCGTCCGGGCCGACGGTGGCGTGCTCACGAGCCTTCTCTAG
- a CDS encoding MarR family transcriptional regulator produces MARPRITGEQLEVWAAVATLLERLPAALDAQLQRDSGLTHFEHGVLTALDTAPDQTLRMSTLAGYASSTLSRLSRAVTRLERKGWVRRVVDPTDGRFTLAVLTGDGREKVAESTPAHQALVRRLVLDTISPEQAHQLGVIARSIADAIDTAPAWRPPQASDT; encoded by the coding sequence ATGGCGCGGCCGAGGATCACCGGCGAGCAACTCGAGGTCTGGGCGGCCGTGGCGACGCTGCTCGAACGGCTGCCGGCTGCCCTCGACGCGCAGCTGCAGCGGGACAGCGGGCTCACCCACTTCGAGCACGGAGTGCTCACCGCACTCGACACCGCTCCAGACCAGACGCTGCGGATGAGCACGCTCGCCGGGTACGCGAGTTCGACACTCTCACGGCTGTCCCGAGCGGTCACTCGACTCGAGCGGAAGGGATGGGTTCGCCGTGTCGTCGACCCGACGGACGGTCGGTTCACGCTCGCGGTGTTGACCGGCGACGGACGCGAGAAGGTCGCGGAATCGACCCCCGCACACCAGGCCCTGGTCCGACGGTTGGTTCTCGACACGATCAGCCCCGAGCAGGCGCACCAGCTCGGCGTCATCGCGCGGAGCATCGCCGACGCGATCGACACCGCGCCGGCGTGGCGGCCTCCGCAGGCGAGCGACACATGA
- a CDS encoding Lsr2 family protein codes for MWGAHRGRPPSGRRTGRTCRSPGKTLQFSFDGNHYKIDLSDDNADAFRAAFSDYVAAARKISGQGRRAGGSVTKRGNSDELAAIREWAHANGHEVSSRGRISQAVRDAYDAAH; via the coding sequence CTGTGGGGCGCGCATCGAGGGCGTCCGCCATCCGGTCGCCGAACAGGTCGTACTTGCCGATCACCAGGAAAGACGCTCCAGTTCTCGTTCGACGGGAACCACTACAAGATCGACCTCTCCGACGACAACGCCGACGCGTTCCGCGCAGCGTTCTCCGACTACGTCGCCGCTGCCCGCAAGATCAGTGGCCAGGGACGCCGCGCTGGCGGCAGTGTGACGAAGCGCGGGAACTCGGACGAGCTCGCGGCAATTCGCGAGTGGGCGCACGCCAATGGGCACGAGGTCTCGAGCCGAGGACGCATCAGCCAGGCCGTGCGCGACGCGTACGACGCCGCGCACTGA
- a CDS encoding 6-carboxytetrahydropterin synthase → METPARTDGWTHRISTSYSFSASHRLERLPQDHKCSRLHGHTYTAEITIEGSLDGVGFVLDFGDLAWVGELIQSELDHRHLNDVLPTNPTSENIASWLGRRVADWLNARSDSARFTGFGVTVSESPRTQAALWVRR, encoded by the coding sequence ATGGAAACACCGGCTCGGACCGACGGCTGGACGCACAGGATCTCCACGTCCTACTCATTCTCCGCTTCGCACCGTCTCGAGCGACTACCGCAAGACCACAAGTGTTCTCGTCTTCACGGTCATACCTACACCGCCGAGATCACAATCGAGGGTTCCCTAGACGGAGTTGGCTTCGTCCTTGATTTTGGCGACCTGGCGTGGGTCGGCGAACTGATTCAGTCGGAACTAGACCACCGTCACCTGAATGATGTACTCCCTACGAACCCAACGTCGGAAAACATCGCGTCGTGGCTTGGAAGGCGTGTGGCTGATTGGTTGAACGCTCGGTCCGATTCGGCCCGTTTCACCGGCTTCGGGGTGACAGTGTCGGAGTCGCCACGGACTCAAGCGGCATTGTGGGTCCGGCGATGA